From the Leptospira biflexa serovar Patoc strain 'Patoc 1 (Paris)' genome, one window contains:
- a CDS encoding NAD(P)-binding protein, producing the protein MIAIVGSGITGLTAAWALNKFCEVSLYEKHSDVGMAAFGAKQMIGGNEVEFDIPFRTIKRDYYPTLFQVYDRADIQTKVVDYSFRVDSSDQSVFGFFSKNIFGHHFGFPTADVFLSKKGRNIFSDLLKFYTNAKTDWKNENPNITILDFLKKYNYSHEFIFEFLLPTFALVNTCKTDTVALYPAETIIGYHSRGYSYTPQETAKFGTRDIVNRLTGELKHLHLNANIQKIYKKGSKTIIQFESEEKEFEHVILSTQANQAQNLLGNGFESEKEILNEFRYEASDVVLHTDPSYFKNPTVSLVFNIRDGYDKPEVTLDLGRIIPELKGKKVFQTWNPHKLPEKNQILKLAKFERPVMDERTAKAIQRISSLHADPNCKLWLCGSYSLYGIPLLEAGAKSALQVTSQILKQSIDEIIKT; encoded by the coding sequence GTGATTGCTATTGTCGGATCAGGAATCACGGGACTCACTGCGGCTTGGGCCCTCAATAAATTTTGTGAAGTTTCTTTATATGAGAAACATTCAGATGTTGGAATGGCTGCATTTGGAGCCAAACAAATGATAGGCGGAAATGAAGTGGAATTTGATATCCCTTTTCGTACGATCAAAAGAGATTATTATCCTACATTGTTTCAGGTTTATGACAGAGCTGACATTCAGACAAAAGTTGTGGATTATTCGTTTCGAGTGGATTCAAGCGATCAATCTGTGTTTGGTTTTTTTTCCAAAAATATTTTTGGTCACCACTTTGGATTTCCAACAGCAGATGTATTTTTGTCAAAAAAAGGGAGAAACATATTCTCAGATTTACTTAAGTTTTATACAAATGCAAAAACGGATTGGAAAAACGAAAACCCAAACATCACCATTTTAGATTTTTTAAAAAAATACAATTATTCTCACGAATTTATTTTTGAGTTTTTGTTACCTACCTTTGCTTTGGTAAACACTTGCAAAACAGATACTGTCGCACTGTATCCTGCCGAAACGATTATTGGTTATCACTCCAGAGGGTATTCCTATACTCCACAAGAAACAGCCAAATTTGGTACAAGGGACATTGTGAATCGTTTGACGGGTGAGTTGAAACATCTCCATCTGAATGCCAATATCCAAAAAATTTATAAAAAAGGTTCAAAAACCATCATTCAATTTGAATCGGAAGAAAAAGAATTTGAACACGTAATCCTCTCCACACAGGCTAATCAGGCTCAAAATTTATTAGGAAATGGATTTGAATCCGAAAAAGAAATTTTAAATGAATTTCGTTACGAAGCAAGTGATGTTGTATTACATACCGACCCAAGTTATTTTAAAAATCCAACGGTATCCCTTGTGTTCAACATTCGTGATGGTTACGACAAACCGGAAGTCACATTGGATTTAGGTCGAATCATCCCCGAGTTAAAAGGAAAAAAAGTATTCCAAACTTGGAACCCTCACAAACTCCCAGAAAAGAATCAAATTTTGAAATTAGCCAAGTTTGAAAGGCCAGTGATGGATGAAAGGACGGCAAAAGCAATTCAAAGAATCTCTTCCTTACACGCTGATCCAAATTGTAAACTTTGGTTATGTGGTTCTTATTCTTTGTATGGAATTCCTTTATTAGAAGCTGGTGCCAAGTCAGCCTTACAAGTGACATCTCAAATTTTAAAACAATCCATTGATGAAATCATCAAAACCTAG
- a CDS encoding class I SAM-dependent methyltransferase has product MTPFPFSKSPVTELSQVPPYYVSNFGHWSGVTEYQEAGIHFLIEFAKHCRLRKNASILEVGSGLGGSILYWSHHFSPKQISAINLVGEQSNFAKQLFIENQVLVDPFLEGSWETMKILPPNQYDFVFSVDAAYHFENTKEFYRESFRVLQPGGKLVFNLFQSKQKIKSPFRSILKLFFIPKDQVKMVEDTMNDLEDIGFVIEKNQNWTNPVIDGFIQNSKKMQFSLQTFGSLLRIITRSLGLQYHYYVVIKPNSVSL; this is encoded by the coding sequence ATGACACCCTTCCCATTTTCTAAATCCCCCGTTACAGAACTTTCACAAGTCCCACCCTATTATGTTTCCAATTTTGGTCATTGGTCTGGAGTCACTGAGTATCAGGAGGCGGGGATTCATTTTTTGATTGAATTTGCCAAACACTGTCGGCTCAGAAAAAATGCTTCGATTTTAGAAGTTGGTTCAGGCCTTGGGGGAAGCATTTTGTATTGGAGCCATCATTTTTCACCCAAACAAATATCTGCCATCAATTTAGTTGGAGAACAATCTAACTTCGCCAAACAACTCTTTATCGAAAATCAAGTATTGGTAGACCCATTTTTAGAAGGAAGTTGGGAAACCATGAAAATCCTTCCGCCAAATCAATATGATTTTGTTTTTTCAGTCGATGCGGCCTACCATTTTGAAAATACGAAAGAGTTTTACCGTGAATCTTTTCGAGTGTTACAACCAGGAGGCAAACTTGTTTTTAATTTATTCCAATCGAAACAAAAAATAAAGTCCCCTTTCCGTTCGATCTTAAAATTATTCTTCATTCCAAAGGACCAAGTCAAGATGGTAGAGGATACAATGAATGACTTAGAAGACATTGGTTTTGTGATAGAAAAAAACCAAAATTGGACCAACCCAGTGATCGATGGATTCATTCAAAATTCAAAGAAGATGCAGTTTTCCCTCCAAACATTTGGATCCCTCTTAAGGATCATCACTCGTTCGTTAGGTTTGCAATATCACTATTATGTTGTGATCAAACCAAATTCAGTTTCTCTCTAG
- a CDS encoding metal-sensitive transcriptional regulator: protein MSLSENQTKLIHRINRIQGQLEAIKNSIVAEEQDCEKAILLLKAAHQAMKKFGEAYIHEYMDTCFKEKKSTQNIETDVKKAISAAFSL, encoded by the coding sequence ATGAGCCTTTCCGAAAACCAAACCAAACTCATCCACCGCATCAATCGTATCCAGGGCCAGTTGGAAGCGATCAAAAATTCCATTGTTGCGGAAGAACAAGACTGTGAAAAAGCAATCCTACTCCTAAAAGCGGCCCACCAAGCCATGAAAAAGTTCGGAGAAGCTTACATCCATGAATATATGGATACTTGCTTCAAAGAAAAGAAGTCCACTCAAAACATCGAAACCGATGTTAAAAAAGCCATTTCCGCAGCATTTTCCCTCTAA
- a CDS encoding YgaP family membrane protein: MFLASTKTWYLERLVFLIAGIFSLVGVTLGAYVSSWWFLLNLLVGINLVVFSTFGFCPMAILLNKLGATPKVRD; encoded by the coding sequence ATGTTCTTAGCATCAACAAAAACATGGTATTTGGAGCGATTGGTTTTTCTCATCGCTGGAATCTTTAGTTTGGTAGGGGTCACACTTGGAGCCTATGTTTCTTCCTGGTGGTTTCTATTGAACTTACTTGTCGGTATCAACCTAGTTGTGTTTTCCACATTTGGGTTTTGTCCGATGGCGATCCTTTTAAACAAACTTGGTGCAACACCAAAGGTTAGGGACTAG
- a CDS encoding TolC family protein, translating into MKYFISFLLLVTPVYLSAEGVGFNELWKRIEENSSARKSKYLEWKAGEIAKDRSDKHWLPRVYADLRTFQTNDPTLNFMGKLSQRSATDADFSTASTRYRPGNFLDSNNQPYTTLNSDTMNLFAKDTLNYPGSHQYSRGTLGMDLPLYEGGSSKTFAAMNEKRSTGLKFEWLAIRDREFAQAGFYYRAIQSLTDYQKRLEQIKKIERRFQSNYSLGNKGNPVGYAGYLALKSIQNQIAVLEKQSQLQINDYKETLYVLSDVPSTDLEIVESDLNSFLDTYFKRPVGYERSNQMNAQIKYAEGEKLKAEMEMAKFLPKVGAYSEAYGYQGSRNISNAYQAGVYLQMNLYNPKDMGVVEESKLNAEAALKKIEEKTKEEEAHVKSLIQKEISLKESLELIKETVKFQEEQVTNMQRLFQSGAINAIQFAETLNKSLELSRVLMETEITLLQVRTEASIFSKKEDTNEATGRN; encoded by the coding sequence ATGAAATATTTCATCAGCTTTTTACTTCTTGTCACACCAGTTTATCTTTCTGCGGAAGGAGTAGGTTTTAATGAACTTTGGAAAAGAATCGAAGAAAATTCATCAGCAAGAAAATCCAAATATTTGGAGTGGAAAGCTGGTGAAATTGCAAAGGACAGATCCGACAAACACTGGTTACCTAGGGTTTATGCCGATCTTAGAACCTTTCAAACAAACGATCCCACACTCAACTTTATGGGGAAACTCAGTCAAAGGAGTGCAACCGATGCCGATTTTTCGACTGCTTCCACTCGTTATCGTCCCGGAAACTTTTTAGATTCGAATAATCAACCTTATACGACACTCAATTCTGACACGATGAATCTTTTTGCGAAAGATACATTAAATTATCCAGGAAGTCATCAGTATTCCAGAGGAACTCTTGGAATGGATCTACCACTCTACGAAGGTGGGTCTAGTAAAACATTCGCAGCAATGAATGAAAAAAGAAGTACTGGATTAAAATTTGAATGGTTAGCCATTCGCGATCGGGAATTTGCACAAGCAGGTTTCTACTACCGCGCCATCCAAAGTTTAACAGATTATCAGAAGAGACTCGAACAAATTAAAAAGATCGAACGTCGATTCCAATCGAATTATTCATTGGGTAACAAAGGTAACCCTGTTGGGTATGCAGGATACCTTGCCCTAAAATCGATTCAAAACCAAATCGCAGTTTTAGAGAAACAATCACAATTACAAATCAACGATTATAAAGAAACGTTATACGTATTGTCCGATGTTCCATCGACTGATTTGGAAATTGTAGAATCGGATCTAAATTCTTTTTTAGATACATATTTCAAAAGACCCGTTGGATATGAAAGATCCAACCAAATGAATGCACAGATTAAGTATGCAGAAGGTGAAAAACTGAAAGCAGAAATGGAGATGGCAAAATTTCTACCAAAAGTTGGTGCTTACTCGGAAGCATATGGTTACCAAGGAAGTCGCAACATTTCGAATGCCTACCAAGCAGGTGTGTATTTACAAATGAATCTTTACAATCCTAAAGATATGGGAGTCGTAGAAGAATCTAAATTAAATGCAGAAGCCGCTCTTAAAAAAATAGAAGAGAAAACTAAAGAAGAAGAAGCACATGTGAAGTCACTGATTCAAAAAGAAATCTCTTTGAAAGAAAGTTTGGAGCTTATAAAAGAAACTGTGAAATTTCAAGAAGAACAAGTAACAAATATGCAACGGTTATTCCAAAGTGGAGCCATCAACGCCATTCAATTTGCAGAAACACTCAACAAATCTTTAGAATTATCACGCGTATTAATGGAAACTGAAATTACACTTTTACAAGTGAGAACAGAAGCATCGATATTTTCAAAAAAGGAAGACACAAATGAAGCCACTGGAAGAAATTAG
- a CDS encoding efflux RND transporter permease subunit — protein MKPLEEIRAGFAGRLAETFLHSRLTPVIAIASLVLGLFAVYLTPKEEEPQISVPMIDIQIPSPGFSPEETERKVTEPVERAVWGLEGVEYIYSTSKWHGSYITVRFKVGEPIEPSLVKIHHKLMEAKTVLPKNTLPPIVKSFSIDDVPFLALSFSSETLNDYELRQKVAPLARELSSTPDLASVQMLGGLKKTVRVKVDPDLLSRYGVTSIEVAESLKHNDALIPAGKNWSSESVLDMEVGGVLKNIADVKSLPVAQRGGRVVRIQDLAKVEEGPEERTRSSLLFDKSLGESKRNAVTIVFAKRKGTNVVNLSKDLIERAELFQKDLPKEISFSIIRDYGSTAEDKSHELIEHLLIATISVTVLIALWMGWRSALVVAIAIPVTLALTLAIYYFLGYTLNRVTLFALIFSIGILVDDAIVVVENIERHLEENPKLGIIRATLIAVSEVGNPTILATFTVIAAILPMAFVRGLMGPYMKPIPVGASLAMILSLIVAFVITPWASVRLLKEPNQHSGTEVGHKVSKLDQLYIKFTNWLLGTKKNASVFGAITIGLLVASMAFVAFKWVKVKMLPFDNKEEFQVLIDYEPRTTLAQSMSQTELLAKLLLQNPNVEKIQIFGGEAAPFSFSGMVKHSFLRNLDSMNDLQIILKNKNDRKVSSHEIIESLRGEIKTFGETHHAVTKVLEIPPGPPVMATMVAEVYGPTASERKKVAEEIYQIFKEEPSVVDLDTSLRNGRPKMVYPIDFDKSGLFGIKTSALAYTGSILFSESPLVSLATAKEPEEVSISLSIKQNVRSSKSPFQNQNIMSMESGVVSSERVLGTPYLEEDRALFRKNLKPVNYVMSELSGEEEAPVYGMLKLAPKIQYETQTADVPWNTTKPVIKWDGEWFITYEVFRDLGGAFAVVILLIYVLVLGWFKSYTVPLIIMAPIPISLIGILPGHWVMGAYFTATSMIGFIAGAGIIVRNSIILVDFIEGEIKKGVELKEAVVHAGVVRFRPMLLTASAVVVGSFVMLFDPIFQGLAISLMFGEIAATVLSRFAVPVLYYWFIGRSRQGVIKHG, from the coding sequence ATGAAGCCACTGGAAGAAATTAGAGCAGGATTTGCAGGGCGACTTGCAGAAACATTTTTACATTCAAGGTTAACGCCTGTAATTGCAATCGCCAGTTTGGTGCTTGGTTTATTTGCAGTGTATTTAACTCCCAAAGAAGAGGAACCTCAGATCTCTGTTCCCATGATTGACATCCAAATCCCAAGCCCTGGATTTTCGCCTGAAGAAACAGAAAGAAAAGTAACAGAGCCTGTCGAAAGAGCAGTTTGGGGTCTTGAAGGTGTGGAATACATTTATAGCACAAGCAAATGGCATGGGAGTTATATCACGGTTCGGTTTAAGGTTGGAGAACCCATTGAACCGTCTCTTGTCAAAATCCATCACAAACTGATGGAGGCTAAAACTGTCCTACCTAAGAATACATTGCCGCCCATTGTAAAATCATTCTCAATTGATGATGTTCCTTTCCTTGCTCTAAGTTTTAGTTCTGAAACACTCAATGATTATGAACTAAGACAAAAAGTGGCACCACTTGCAAGAGAATTGTCTTCCACTCCGGATTTGGCAAGTGTACAAATGTTAGGTGGATTAAAGAAAACAGTTCGTGTCAAAGTAGATCCTGATCTACTGAGTCGATATGGTGTAACATCCATTGAAGTGGCGGAAAGTTTAAAACATAACGATGCTCTGATCCCTGCCGGTAAAAATTGGTCTTCGGAATCTGTCCTCGATATGGAAGTTGGTGGTGTATTAAAAAATATTGCAGATGTGAAATCGCTCCCTGTGGCACAACGTGGGGGTAGGGTGGTTCGCATCCAAGATTTAGCGAAGGTAGAAGAAGGACCAGAAGAACGAACAAGGTCATCTCTTCTTTTTGACAAATCCCTCGGAGAATCCAAACGAAATGCTGTGACCATCGTTTTTGCCAAACGAAAAGGGACAAATGTGGTCAATCTTTCCAAGGATTTGATTGAAAGAGCGGAACTCTTTCAAAAAGACCTACCAAAAGAAATTAGTTTCAGCATCATTCGTGACTATGGAAGCACAGCAGAAGACAAATCGCATGAACTCATTGAACATTTGCTCATTGCCACCATCTCTGTGACTGTTCTCATCGCCCTTTGGATGGGTTGGCGATCGGCCCTTGTTGTTGCCATTGCTATCCCTGTCACCTTAGCTCTCACACTTGCGATCTATTATTTCCTTGGTTACACACTCAACCGTGTGACTCTCTTTGCTTTGATTTTTTCCATAGGAATTCTTGTGGATGATGCCATTGTAGTGGTAGAAAACATCGAAAGGCATTTGGAAGAAAATCCGAAACTAGGGATCATACGTGCCACTTTAATTGCCGTATCCGAAGTGGGAAATCCAACCATCCTTGCTACCTTTACTGTGATTGCAGCCATTCTACCCATGGCATTTGTGCGAGGCCTTATGGGACCTTATATGAAACCAATCCCAGTGGGAGCAAGCCTTGCGATGATTTTATCTCTCATCGTTGCCTTTGTGATCACTCCTTGGGCATCTGTAAGATTGTTAAAAGAACCAAACCAACATTCAGGAACAGAAGTAGGTCACAAAGTATCCAAACTAGACCAACTTTATATTAAGTTCACCAACTGGTTGTTAGGTACAAAGAAGAATGCAAGTGTATTTGGTGCCATCACCATCGGACTCCTTGTTGCTTCTATGGCCTTTGTTGCCTTCAAGTGGGTAAAAGTAAAAATGTTACCGTTTGATAATAAAGAAGAGTTCCAAGTGCTCATCGACTATGAACCAAGAACCACCTTGGCACAAAGTATGTCACAAACAGAGCTATTAGCAAAACTCCTATTACAAAATCCGAATGTGGAAAAAATCCAAATCTTCGGTGGAGAAGCGGCTCCCTTTTCTTTTTCGGGAATGGTGAAACATTCCTTTCTTCGAAATTTGGATTCCATGAATGACTTACAAATCATTTTAAAGAATAAAAATGATCGGAAAGTTTCAAGCCATGAAATCATCGAATCTCTTCGTGGTGAAATCAAAACCTTCGGGGAAACTCATCATGCCGTCACAAAGGTATTAGAAATTCCACCGGGTCCTCCTGTGATGGCAACCATGGTGGCAGAAGTGTATGGTCCAACTGCTTCCGAACGAAAGAAAGTCGCAGAAGAGATCTACCAAATCTTCAAGGAAGAACCAAGTGTGGTTGATTTGGATACTTCGCTTCGTAACGGAAGGCCGAAGATGGTCTACCCAATTGATTTTGATAAGTCAGGCCTTTTTGGAATCAAAACTTCAGCCCTTGCTTACACTGGATCCATACTTTTTTCGGAATCTCCTCTTGTGAGTTTGGCAACAGCAAAAGAACCAGAAGAAGTTTCCATTTCCCTTTCCATCAAACAAAATGTTCGTAGCTCCAAATCTCCTTTTCAAAACCAAAACATCATGTCAATGGAGTCGGGAGTGGTGTCCTCCGAACGTGTGTTAGGAACTCCCTACCTCGAAGAAGATAGGGCACTCTTTCGAAAGAATCTAAAACCAGTCAATTATGTGATGAGCGAACTTTCTGGAGAAGAAGAAGCGCCAGTGTATGGAATGTTAAAACTGGCACCAAAAATTCAGTATGAAACCCAAACCGCGGATGTTCCTTGGAATACAACAAAACCCGTGATCAAATGGGATGGGGAATGGTTCATCACCTATGAGGTGTTCCGCGACTTAGGAGGAGCCTTTGCCGTGGTGATCCTACTCATTTATGTATTGGTGCTCGGTTGGTTCAAAAGTTACACTGTGCCCCTCATCATCATGGCACCAATTCCTATTTCCCTCATCGGGATTTTACCTGGACATTGGGTGATGGGAGCCTATTTCACGGCAACATCCATGATTGGGTTCATTGCAGGTGCTGGGATCATCGTTCGTAACTCCATCATCCTTGTGGATTTCATTGAAGGGGAAATCAAAAAAGGAGTCGAATTGAAGGAAGCTGTAGTCCATGCAGGTGTGGTAAGGTTTCGCCCCATGTTACTCACAGCGTCCGCAGTTGTGGTTGGTTCCTTTGTAATGTTATTTGACCCAATATTCCAAGGTCTTGCCATCTCACTGATGTTTGGTGAAATTGCAGCGACAGTGCTCAGTCGATTTGCAGTGCCAGTGTTGTATTACTGGTTTATTGGAAGGTCTAGACAAGGTGTGATCAAACACGGATAA
- a CDS encoding HAMP domain-containing sensor histidine kinase, translating to MAPTLNLYSFFYFGLSLVSGIAYIYFRSRKEDLTPSFRGLLIPLLSLFFWSVAWSICNSFLHHFTAYIFVFLKNPAILILGVSISDLAFRFQKDLFPRWRTVSLRIQIIGAFLAGLINWIGFFYREIRFDPKMEFYVPAQSASHILIRLSILSIAIILCCILINTLLVLFRKYNRLQGVEKKATAGFIIAIFGILTLALADILVDLNYVSKPTYLFILTNLTIIIMTILVLVSLNQETVPSSVGFKIMTFNLTILYLILSIVANFLFNRFRIDIQSEMSREKHNVKTQLELGNFYPFVYLSDVVIDMQDQNFRINKAGFTNDQISGLAGRTPSHETFKVDTFTNEPSGIFWTSDFYAKNHHFLIAIPYIEYREKVHQTVVWLIITLLFSIFTIFMLYPVLHKTSIVYPLTRLLSGIRRMQSGDLFVSVEVSSKDEIGELSKSFNEMITIVRDARFQLEQKIEERTVSLNNTILELRDTQEQLLHAERMSTLGKIAASVAHEINNPLAAIKGSIQFIKDGQFSDDLVNLSELETIAVSLIENFKNKKRSEVTSRFKRKRELTTFFRSKHVQDPISLADTCFDFHIEAIPEDYQILFETKEGIEAFQSRLNEHVIRFHLGIIETAVERASKIVFALKHHSYSGPKENQKILSLKEGIESVLSMYSKSWKPHVELDWRNEGDPQVFGHADELIQVWTNLIYNSFQACPSENGRISILLKESESEAVISIEDNGKGIPEEILPRIFEPFFTTKELGMGTGLGLSIVQKIIENHQGKIHVQSRPGKTLFTIHLPLAKA from the coding sequence TTGGCTCCGACTCTGAATTTATACAGTTTCTTCTACTTCGGACTCAGTTTGGTGAGTGGGATTGCCTACATCTACTTTCGGTCTAGAAAAGAGGATCTCACCCCTAGTTTTCGGGGACTTCTCATTCCACTTTTGAGTTTGTTTTTTTGGTCGGTGGCTTGGTCGATTTGTAATTCCTTCCTACACCACTTCACGGCTTATATTTTTGTATTTTTAAAAAATCCAGCCATCCTCATTTTAGGTGTTTCCATTTCTGACCTTGCCTTTCGATTCCAAAAAGATCTTTTCCCACGTTGGCGAACGGTCAGTTTACGAATCCAAATCATCGGTGCTTTCCTTGCAGGCCTCATCAATTGGATTGGATTTTTTTATCGAGAGATTCGTTTTGATCCCAAGATGGAATTTTATGTTCCTGCCCAATCAGCCAGTCATATTCTCATCCGACTTTCGATTTTATCCATCGCCATCATCTTATGTTGCATCCTCATCAATACCTTACTTGTTTTATTTCGAAAGTACAATCGTCTGCAAGGAGTCGAAAAAAAAGCAACTGCTGGCTTTATCATCGCCATCTTTGGAATTTTAACTTTGGCACTCGCCGACATTTTGGTAGATTTAAACTATGTTAGCAAACCAACCTATCTTTTTATATTAACCAACCTAACCATCATTATCATGACAATTTTAGTACTCGTTTCTTTAAACCAAGAGACAGTACCTTCATCAGTTGGATTCAAAATCATGACATTCAACTTAACCATTTTGTATCTCATACTATCGATTGTTGCCAACTTTTTATTCAACCGATTTCGAATCGATATCCAAAGTGAGATGAGCCGAGAAAAACATAATGTTAAAACACAATTGGAACTTGGGAACTTTTATCCCTTTGTCTATTTGTCTGATGTAGTCATCGATATGCAGGATCAAAATTTCCGTATCAATAAAGCAGGATTTACAAACGATCAAATCAGCGGTTTGGCAGGAAGAACTCCTTCACATGAAACGTTTAAAGTAGATACATTTACAAATGAACCCTCAGGAATTTTTTGGACTTCTGATTTTTATGCCAAAAATCATCATTTTTTAATTGCCATCCCATATATTGAATACCGCGAAAAAGTGCATCAGACAGTTGTATGGCTCATCATCACACTTCTCTTTTCGATTTTTACAATTTTCATGTTATACCCAGTCTTACACAAAACAAGCATTGTGTATCCATTGACACGATTGTTGTCAGGTATCAGAAGGATGCAGTCTGGTGATTTATTTGTTTCTGTAGAAGTTTCCAGTAAAGATGAGATTGGAGAATTATCAAAAAGTTTCAATGAGATGATCACAATTGTCAGAGACGCTCGATTCCAATTGGAACAAAAAATAGAAGAACGCACTGTCTCGCTTAACAATACTATTTTGGAACTTAGAGATACCCAAGAACAATTGTTACATGCAGAAAGAATGTCAACCTTAGGTAAAATTGCTGCTAGTGTGGCTCACGAAATCAACAACCCTCTCGCCGCCATCAAAGGAAGTATCCAATTCATCAAGGATGGTCAATTCTCAGATGATTTAGTGAATCTTTCCGAACTCGAAACAATTGCCGTTTCTTTGATCGAAAATTTCAAAAACAAAAAACGTTCCGAAGTGACATCTCGCTTCAAACGAAAGCGGGAACTCACAACATTTTTCCGTTCCAAACATGTCCAAGACCCAATCTCTCTTGCTGATACCTGTTTTGATTTTCACATCGAAGCAATCCCAGAGGATTACCAAATTTTATTTGAGACCAAAGAAGGGATTGAAGCCTTCCAATCGAGACTGAACGAACATGTGATTCGTTTCCACCTAGGCATCATTGAGACTGCCGTAGAGCGAGCCTCAAAAATCGTTTTTGCCTTAAAACACCATTCCTACTCAGGCCCCAAAGAAAACCAAAAGATCCTCTCCTTAAAAGAAGGGATCGAGTCGGTCCTCAGTATGTATTCCAAAAGTTGGAAACCACATGTGGAACTGGATTGGCGAAACGAGGGAGATCCTCAAGTGTTTGGCCATGCCGACGAACTCATCCAAGTCTGGACCAATTTAATTTACAATTCCTTCCAAGCATGTCCGAGCGAAAATGGTCGGATTTCCATCCTTCTGAAAGAATCCGAATCGGAAGCCGTCATCTCAATCGAAGACAATGGAAAGGGGATCCCGGAAGAAATTTTACCCCGCATCTTTGAGCCATTCTTCACGACAAAAGAACTGGGGATGGGCACAGGTCTTGGACTCTCCATCGTCCAAAAGATCATCGAAAACCACCAAGGGAAGATCCACGTACAAAGTCGCCCAGGGAAAACCCTCTTCACCATCCACCTTCCCCTAGCAAAAGCCTAG
- a CDS encoding lytic transglycosylase domain-containing protein, translated as MRKQKKFTQKLASIGLILLFLLESYGKINPAGNAPANDAAKLKLHSLISKTRPGLSKKEQKDLVLVVERASYHIRFPKKTKTTNTAPVDKLGFLVGLIQTESQFHTRAKSHKGALGLMQVMPETARWLAKKEGIPFSSAKELYEPETNLLIGVLYLNYLMERTETLEATLLAYNAGLGGYKRFGGVPSYSRTVYKYYEEWKQMPVPSEIPISESLASLFSI; from the coding sequence ATGCGAAAACAAAAGAAATTCACTCAAAAATTAGCATCCATAGGGCTCATTTTGCTCTTCCTCCTCGAGTCTTATGGGAAAATCAATCCCGCAGGGAATGCCCCCGCCAATGATGCGGCAAAACTCAAGTTACATTCCCTAATCTCCAAAACCCGACCTGGTCTTTCAAAAAAAGAACAGAAAGATTTGGTTCTTGTCGTGGAAAGAGCATCCTACCACATCCGATTCCCCAAAAAAACGAAAACTACCAATACAGCTCCCGTTGATAAATTGGGTTTTCTCGTTGGTCTCATCCAAACGGAATCACAGTTCCACACTCGTGCTAAATCGCATAAAGGAGCACTTGGGCTCATGCAAGTCATGCCTGAAACGGCAAGGTGGCTCGCCAAAAAAGAAGGGATTCCCTTTTCTTCCGCTAAAGAACTGTATGAACCTGAAACGAATCTACTCATTGGTGTTCTTTATTTGAATTATTTGATGGAGCGCACAGAGACACTCGAAGCAACATTGTTAGCTTATAATGCCGGTCTCGGTGGTTATAAACGATTTGGTGGTGTCCCTTCTTATTCAAGAACAGTATACAAATACTACGAAGAATGGAAACAAATGCCAGTTCCATCCGAAATCCCAATTTCTGAATCCTTAGCGAGTCTCTTTTCCATTTAA